Proteins encoded together in one Acidobacteriota bacterium window:
- a CDS encoding VWA domain-containing protein yields MPYAVAGRRHAVIVGRAAASGAQGPSAEPRRRASHLRRFVAIAALLVVGVEVHPVLPAQTAQQFYLTVLDRDGVPIVDLQPGDVTVTENGVPGQVMHLVRPTAAVDVFLLVDTSRNLVSATPHLRRALLGFVDTLAGSARMSLMVFGGTPRRVVAPTMRTAEMREAIARLFPSPGFNNSFQNALIEARRRIAEESPRRPVIVAVTSSVASRQPSELYVRDYLNPLTRMGTPIHIVTLRRRPGDLLGSLAEIAARTGGRFATVANHTRLDAPLAAIADEILGQYVLTYLRPELPADADPVDIRLSVAREGITIRVTPVL; encoded by the coding sequence ATGCCGTACGCCGTGGCCGGCCGACGCCATGCCGTGATCGTCGGCCGGGCGGCTGCGAGCGGTGCGCAGGGACCGAGTGCCGAGCCCCGGCGCCGTGCTTCGCATCTTCGCCGCTTCGTCGCCATCGCCGCCCTCCTCGTCGTTGGCGTCGAGGTGCACCCCGTGTTGCCGGCGCAGACGGCGCAGCAGTTCTACCTCACGGTGCTCGATCGGGACGGCGTCCCGATCGTCGATCTGCAGCCCGGCGACGTGACCGTCACCGAGAACGGCGTACCGGGGCAGGTGATGCACCTCGTGCGGCCGACCGCGGCGGTCGATGTCTTTCTCCTGGTCGATACGAGTCGGAACCTCGTTTCCGCGACGCCCCACTTGCGGCGGGCGTTGCTGGGGTTCGTCGACACGCTGGCGGGCAGCGCACGGATGTCGTTGATGGTGTTCGGCGGCACGCCGAGGAGGGTCGTGGCGCCCACCATGCGGACGGCCGAGATGCGCGAGGCGATCGCGCGGCTGTTTCCCAGTCCCGGATTCAACAACAGCTTCCAGAACGCGTTGATCGAAGCTCGTCGGAGAATCGCCGAGGAGTCGCCGCGACGCCCGGTCATCGTCGCGGTCACGTCGTCCGTCGCGAGCCGCCAGCCCTCGGAGCTCTACGTCCGGGACTACCTGAATCCGCTGACGCGGATGGGCACGCCGATCCACATCGTGACGCTGCGCCGGCGGCCCGGTGATCTGCTGGGAAGTCTCGCCGAGATTGCGGCGCGCACCGGGGGCCGGTTCGCGACCGTCGCCAACCACACCCGGCTGGATGCGCCGCTCGCCGCCATCGCCGACGAGATCCTGGGCCAGTACGTGTTGACCTACCTCCGTCCCGAGCTGCCGGCCGATGCCGACCCGGTCGACATCCGCTTGAGCGTCGCGCGCGAGGGCATCACCATTCGCGTCACGCCCGTACTGTGA
- a CDS encoding tetratricopeptide repeat protein, whose product MDHARAGNGEFLMPGRWRSGAEGPAAMLRPAAILGLAALLAGCSAPNGPASRDSQAPADVAAGTQAATAAPASCGEALPDLARVGESVRTQVRDRHAALPPRDERAGLPQELAAEAVGVMGMTFMAAWFTDEAEPCLREAAALAPDDGRWPYYLAQLYRDRGALDESAAFFEQVLRIQPEDPTTLFWLGDIRLEQGRPDEAEPLFAQALALFPSSLSARYGLARTALLEEDFRRAADLLEEILARNPEIGAVHYPLGMAYRGLGDDAKAEEHLRQRENAEIRPADPLMAALDSLLTTAGTYENSGLESLDRQEWPAAIAQFRQGLELDPDDPGLRHRLGTALFMTGDLDGAMTEFQRVVRTTPDYFPSHYSIGVLLQETGRHAEAVARFRTALRHRPGDDAVHLRMAISLRRAGDPESSLSYYELVLRTNPDALEARFGYAMALVQLGRYREAHDRLATAMDAFPRETSFAHALARLLAAAPDPTIRNGRRAMTLVEQVMDAEPEPTLDLGETMAMTLAEVGRFGQAAEVQRALIGAAELARLPDVVRRLRVNLRRYERGEPCRTPWPADAMP is encoded by the coding sequence ATGGACCACGCTCGAGCAGGGAACGGGGAGTTCCTGATGCCGGGACGATGGAGGTCCGGGGCCGAAGGGCCGGCCGCGATGCTGCGGCCGGCGGCGATCCTCGGGCTCGCGGCGTTGCTCGCGGGATGCTCCGCACCGAACGGGCCTGCCTCCCGGGACTCGCAGGCGCCGGCGGACGTGGCGGCCGGAACGCAGGCCGCCACGGCCGCGCCGGCATCCTGCGGGGAAGCGCTGCCGGATCTCGCCCGCGTGGGCGAATCGGTGCGGACGCAGGTTCGCGACCGCCATGCCGCGTTGCCGCCGCGCGACGAGCGGGCCGGTCTCCCGCAGGAGCTGGCGGCCGAGGCCGTCGGCGTGATGGGGATGACGTTCATGGCGGCGTGGTTCACCGATGAGGCCGAGCCGTGCCTGCGCGAGGCGGCGGCTCTGGCCCCGGACGACGGTCGCTGGCCCTATTACCTCGCGCAGTTGTACCGCGACCGCGGCGCGCTGGACGAATCGGCCGCGTTCTTTGAGCAGGTCCTCCGCATCCAGCCGGAGGATCCGACGACGCTGTTCTGGCTCGGCGACATCCGTCTGGAGCAGGGCCGGCCCGACGAGGCCGAGCCGCTCTTCGCACAGGCGCTGGCGCTGTTTCCGTCGTCGCTGTCGGCGCGCTACGGTCTGGCCCGGACGGCGCTGCTCGAGGAGGACTTCCGCCGCGCCGCCGACCTGCTGGAGGAGATCCTGGCGCGCAACCCGGAAATCGGTGCGGTGCACTACCCGCTCGGTATGGCCTATCGGGGGCTGGGGGACGACGCGAAGGCCGAAGAGCACCTGCGGCAGCGCGAGAATGCCGAAATCCGGCCGGCGGACCCGCTGATGGCCGCGCTCGACTCGCTCCTCACGACTGCCGGCACCTACGAGAACAGCGGCCTGGAGTCGCTCGACCGGCAGGAATGGCCGGCCGCGATCGCGCAGTTCCGGCAGGGGCTCGAGCTGGATCCCGACGACCCGGGGCTGCGGCACCGGCTCGGCACGGCGCTGTTCATGACCGGCGATCTGGACGGCGCGATGACCGAGTTCCAGCGGGTCGTGCGGACCACCCCCGACTACTTCCCGTCGCACTACAGCATCGGCGTGCTTCTGCAGGAGACGGGACGACATGCCGAGGCCGTCGCACGGTTCCGGACCGCGCTGCGCCACCGGCCCGGAGACGATGCCGTGCACCTGCGGATGGCGATCAGCCTGCGGCGCGCGGGCGATCCCGAGTCGTCGCTGTCGTACTACGAGCTGGTGCTGCGCACCAACCCGGACGCGCTCGAGGCCCGGTTCGGATACGCGATGGCCCTCGTGCAGCTCGGGCGCTACCGCGAGGCGCACGACCGCCTGGCGACCGCGATGGACGCGTTTCCCCGGGAGACCTCCTTCGCGCACGCGCTGGCCCGGCTGCTCGCCGCCGCGCCCGACCCGACGATCCGCAACGGCCGGCGGGCGATGACGCTGGTCGAGCAGGTCATGGACGCGGAACCGGAGCCGACCCTCGATCTCGGCGAGACGATGGCGATGACCCTCGCCGAGGTCGGCCGCTTCGGCCAGGCCGCCGAAGTGCAGCGAGCGCTGATCGGCGCGGCCGAGCTGGCCCGGTTGCCGGACGTGGTTCGGCGTCTGCGCGTGAATCTCCGGCGCTACGAACGGGGTGAGCCATGCCGTACGCCGTGGCCGGCCGACGCCATGCCGTGA